In Methanolobus chelungpuianus, a genomic segment contains:
- a CDS encoding MarR family winged helix-turn-helix transcriptional regulator, giving the protein MIPPETIGKRIGFIASHNHLYIDRVLEPYKLKGPMFAFLLTLSRWDGCSQESLARHLNLSKATATRAVRDLEGEGYVTRTRDRDDRRIYRVFISDSGRQLIPVIHKALSKWNGVLLSAFSEGEKEMFARLLDKGLATLEKFDIGSDTE; this is encoded by the coding sequence ATGATACCGCCCGAGACCATCGGCAAAAGGATAGGCTTCATCGCCTCACATAACCACCTCTATATTGACAGAGTGCTTGAACCCTATAAGCTGAAAGGGCCGATGTTCGCATTCCTGCTGACGCTTTCCCGCTGGGATGGATGCTCACAGGAAAGCCTCGCCAGGCATCTGAACCTCAGCAAGGCTACTGCAACAAGAGCTGTCAGGGACCTCGAAGGTGAAGGATATGTCACCCGCACGAGGGACAGGGATGACCGCAGAATATACAGGGTTTTCATTTCTGACAGTGGAAGGCAGCTCATTCCGGTGATACATAAGGCTCTCAGCAAGTGGAACGGGGTCCTCCTGTCTGCTTTTTCGGAAGGCGAAAAAGAGATGTTTGCCAGGCTGCTTGACAAGGGCCTGGCTACCCTGGAGAAATTTGATATAGGCTCTGATACGGAATAA